In the genome of Taeniopygia guttata chromosome 26, bTaeGut7.mat, whole genome shotgun sequence, one region contains:
- the CIMAP3 gene encoding ciliary microtubule-associated protein 3 isoform X4 produces MAARHDPKAVAKLISFGTTQDRKMFPHHFAPDRLGIEVLGVRGSPFLGPGSYLGPENILKSSTSTRPMSTRGYVMGARTAPRFQKKAQAGHLRHPGAFHQKSHLADEIWGSGLGQGAKTGPEDGEDAGAEGAFPAVSRGEAGWEWSSPRRVHLLLPQPFRLS; encoded by the exons ATGGCAGCGCGACACGACCCCAAAG CTGTGGCAAAGCTCATCTCCTTTGGGACAACTCAAGATCGGAAAATGTTCCCCCACCACTTTGCCCCGGACAGGCTGGGCATCGAGGTGCTCGGGGTGCGGGGCAGCCCCTTCCTGGGGCCAGGCTCTTACCTGGGGCCAGAG AACATCCTCAAATCCTCCACGAGCACCCGGCCCATGAGCACCCGGGGGTACGTGATGGGAGCCAGGACAGCCCCGCGCTTCCAGAAGAAGGCTCAG GCCGGGCACTTACGACATCCAGGAGCCTTTCACCAAAAAAGTCACTTGGCCGATGAAATTTGGGGCTCCGGACTGGGCCAAGGTGCCAAAACCGGCCCAGAGGATGGTGAAGATGCAGGTGCAGAAG GTGCTTTTCCTGCCGTGAGCCGAGGGGAAGCGGGGTGGGAGTGGAGCTCTCCACGCAGAGTTCACCTCCTCCTTCCTCAGCCCTTCCGCCTCTCCTGA
- the CIMAP3 gene encoding ciliary microtubule-associated protein 3 isoform X2: MAARHDPKAVAKLISFGTTQDRKMFPHHFAPDRLGIEVLGVRGSPFLGPGSYLGPENILKSSTSTRPMSTRGYVMGARTAPRFQKKAQTVTPGPAAYGPFPLAPGPARPGPVPFSSSTPRFPNRLLDKDLYPGPGTYDIQEPFTKKVTWPMKFGAPDWAKVPKPAQRMVKMQVQKVLFLP, translated from the exons ATGGCAGCGCGACACGACCCCAAAG CTGTGGCAAAGCTCATCTCCTTTGGGACAACTCAAGATCGGAAAATGTTCCCCCACCACTTTGCCCCGGACAGGCTGGGCATCGAGGTGCTCGGGGTGCGGGGCAGCCCCTTCCTGGGGCCAGGCTCTTACCTGGGGCCAGAG AACATCCTCAAATCCTCCACGAGCACCCGGCCCATGAGCACCCGGGGGTACGTGATGGGAGCCAGGACAGCCCCGCGCTTCCAGAAGAAGGCTCAG ACCGTGACTCCCGGTCCCGCTGCCTACGGGCCCTTCCCGTTGGCTcctggcccggcccggcccggcccggttcccttctcctccagcaCCCCCCGATTCCCAAACCGCCTCCTGGACAAGGACCTGTACCCCGG GCCGGGCACTTACGACATCCAGGAGCCTTTCACCAAAAAAGTCACTTGGCCGATGAAATTTGGGGCTCCGGACTGGGCCAAGGTGCCAAAACCGGCCCAGAGGATGGTGAAGATGCAGGTGCAGAAG GTGCTTTTCCTGCCGTGA
- the CIMAP3 gene encoding ciliary microtubule-associated protein 3 isoform X1: MAARHDPKAVAKLISFGTTQDRKMFPHHFAPDRLGIEVLGVRGSPFLGPGSYLGPENILKSSTSTRPMSTRGYVMGARTAPRFQKKAQTVTPGPAAYGPFPLAPGPARPGPVPFSSSTPRFPNRLLDKDLYPGPGTYDIQEPFTKKVTWPMKFGAPDWAKVPKPAQRMVKMQVQKMTVDKKFHKNQGREAYLKLYHS, from the exons ATGGCAGCGCGACACGACCCCAAAG CTGTGGCAAAGCTCATCTCCTTTGGGACAACTCAAGATCGGAAAATGTTCCCCCACCACTTTGCCCCGGACAGGCTGGGCATCGAGGTGCTCGGGGTGCGGGGCAGCCCCTTCCTGGGGCCAGGCTCTTACCTGGGGCCAGAG AACATCCTCAAATCCTCCACGAGCACCCGGCCCATGAGCACCCGGGGGTACGTGATGGGAGCCAGGACAGCCCCGCGCTTCCAGAAGAAGGCTCAG ACCGTGACTCCCGGTCCCGCTGCCTACGGGCCCTTCCCGTTGGCTcctggcccggcccggcccggcccggttcccttctcctccagcaCCCCCCGATTCCCAAACCGCCTCCTGGACAAGGACCTGTACCCCGG GCCGGGCACTTACGACATCCAGGAGCCTTTCACCAAAAAAGTCACTTGGCCGATGAAATTTGGGGCTCCGGACTGGGCCAAGGTGCCAAAACCGGCCCAGAGGATGGTGAAGATGCAGGTGCAGAAG atgaCTGTGGAtaaaaaattccataaaaatcagGGCAGGGAGGCGTACCTGAAGTTGTACCACAGCTGA
- the CIMAP3 gene encoding ciliary microtubule-associated protein 3 isoform X3, whose amino-acid sequence MFPHHFAPDRLGIEVLGVRGSPFLGPGSYLGPENILKSSTSTRPMSTRGYVMGARTAPRFQKKAQTVTPGPAAYGPFPLAPGPARPGPVPFSSSTPRFPNRLLDKDLYPGPGTYDIQEPFTKKVTWPMKFGAPDWAKVPKPAQRMVKMQVQKMTVDKKFHKNQGREAYLKLYHS is encoded by the exons ATGTTCCCCCACCACTTTGCCCCGGACAGGCTGGGCATCGAGGTGCTCGGGGTGCGGGGCAGCCCCTTCCTGGGGCCAGGCTCTTACCTGGGGCCAGAG AACATCCTCAAATCCTCCACGAGCACCCGGCCCATGAGCACCCGGGGGTACGTGATGGGAGCCAGGACAGCCCCGCGCTTCCAGAAGAAGGCTCAG ACCGTGACTCCCGGTCCCGCTGCCTACGGGCCCTTCCCGTTGGCTcctggcccggcccggcccggcccggttcccttctcctccagcaCCCCCCGATTCCCAAACCGCCTCCTGGACAAGGACCTGTACCCCGG GCCGGGCACTTACGACATCCAGGAGCCTTTCACCAAAAAAGTCACTTGGCCGATGAAATTTGGGGCTCCGGACTGGGCCAAGGTGCCAAAACCGGCCCAGAGGATGGTGAAGATGCAGGTGCAGAAG atgaCTGTGGAtaaaaaattccataaaaatcagGGCAGGGAGGCGTACCTGAAGTTGTACCACAGCTGA